From Candidatus Angelobacter sp., the proteins below share one genomic window:
- a CDS encoding CHASE domain-containing protein has product MNGKLPEVREHFRRMGAAYLVLIIALLPTLFAYRRVKLNVEARDQARFEQTVRSTRDALTLRMETFLSALRGVRGLFDANPAVDPGQWKKYAASIDLKWNYRGMLDVGYAQRVTREEKDRHVAAVRARGFPGYQLNADADRDEYFPMIYLSSATN; this is encoded by the coding sequence ATGAATGGGAAACTGCCCGAGGTGAGGGAACATTTCCGCAGGATGGGGGCCGCTTACCTGGTCCTGATCATCGCCTTGCTCCCGACCCTGTTTGCTTACCGGCGGGTCAAACTGAACGTCGAGGCCCGCGATCAGGCGCGCTTCGAGCAGACGGTGCGATCCACGCGCGACGCTCTGACTCTCCGGATGGAAACGTTTCTTTCTGCGCTGCGCGGTGTGCGAGGTTTGTTTGACGCCAACCCGGCCGTGGATCCCGGCCAGTGGAAAAAATACGCGGCCAGCATTGATTTGAAATGGAACTATCGCGGGATGCTCGACGTGGGCTATGCGCAGCGTGTCACGCGGGAGGAAAAGGACCGGCATGTCGCAGCCGTGCGCGCCCGGGGGTTTCCCGGTTACCAGTTGAATGCCGACGCGGACCGTGACGAGTACTTCCCGATGATTTACCTGAGCTCCGCCACAAACT